A region from the Paenibacillus humicola genome encodes:
- the spoIVB gene encoding SpoIVB peptidase — protein MNANQRKRWLGLVLVIIVCMLGMSSPFQHYAAFPNELRIFSGQLKQLHYGMPVHAQVTVDPPTLQVNGSSTRLHSVDLNKPLSIEANQSGPATIKLKLFGKIPFKTVKVNVVPDLKVIPGGQTIGVKVRSAGIMVVGHHQVVGSKGVKVSPGEEADLQLGDLITHINGKNVNEVHKMAEMAEEAGKSKRQLELTVKRGTKLFQTKLSPVYDIEDRAWRLGLYIRDSAAGVGTLTFYAPDQGVYGALGHVITDMDTQTPIEVGEGQILQSNVTSINKSQSGEPGEKRAHFIKESKVLGNIERNTSFGIFGKMKELPSHSYNEQPIPVAFAEEVQEGPAQLLTVVNGQKVERFNVEIVHVTHQSSPATKGMVIKITDPRLLEQTGGIVQGMSGSPIIQNGRLIGAVTHVFVNDPTSGYGCFIEWMLQDAGVLLKQPEAKPNLKAA, from the coding sequence TTGAATGCCAACCAGCGGAAACGGTGGCTCGGTCTTGTTCTTGTCATCATCGTTTGTATGCTCGGTATGTCCTCCCCTTTTCAGCATTACGCCGCCTTTCCCAATGAGCTGCGGATATTCTCGGGACAGTTAAAACAGCTGCATTACGGCATGCCTGTACACGCGCAGGTTACGGTCGATCCTCCGACCTTGCAGGTGAACGGTTCTTCGACCCGTTTGCATTCCGTCGATTTGAACAAGCCCTTATCCATTGAAGCAAACCAAAGCGGACCCGCAACGATTAAACTGAAGCTGTTCGGGAAAATTCCGTTTAAAACCGTCAAGGTGAATGTCGTGCCCGATCTTAAGGTCATCCCGGGCGGGCAAACGATCGGAGTTAAAGTCCGGTCCGCGGGCATTATGGTTGTTGGCCATCATCAGGTAGTCGGCAGCAAAGGCGTCAAGGTATCTCCAGGCGAAGAGGCGGATCTTCAGCTCGGCGATTTGATCACCCATATTAATGGCAAGAACGTCAATGAAGTTCATAAAATGGCCGAAATGGCCGAAGAAGCCGGCAAATCGAAGCGGCAGCTCGAGCTTACCGTCAAACGGGGTACCAAGCTGTTCCAAACGAAGCTTTCCCCGGTGTACGACATTGAAGACCGCGCATGGAGACTCGGACTATACATTCGCGATTCCGCAGCAGGTGTCGGAACGCTGACGTTTTATGCGCCGGATCAGGGCGTATACGGTGCTCTGGGCCATGTCATCACGGATATGGATACACAGACACCGATTGAAGTGGGCGAAGGCCAAATTTTGCAGTCCAACGTCACCTCGATCAATAAAAGCCAGAGCGGCGAACCCGGCGAGAAGCGAGCGCATTTTATTAAAGAAAGCAAAGTGCTTGGAAATATTGAACGAAATACGTCCTTCGGCATCTTCGGAAAAATGAAAGAACTTCCATCTCACAGCTACAACGAGCAGCCGATTCCGGTCGCTTTTGCGGAGGAAGTGCAGGAAGGCCCGGCTCAGCTGCTGACCGTCGTGAACGGACAAAAGGTGGAACGGTTTAACGTTGAAATCGTCCACGTCACGCACCAATCATCACCGGCCACAAAAGGAATGGTAATTAAAATTACCGACCCTCGATTGCTGGAACAAACCGGCGGCATCGTTCAGGGCATGTCGGGAAGTCCGATCATTCAAAACGGAAGACTTATCGGTGCCGTGACCCACGTATTCGTTAACGATCCGACGTCCGGATACGGATGCTTTATCGAGTGGATGCTTCAGGATGCCGGCGTGCTCTTGAAGCAGCCGGAGGCAAAACCAAATCTTAAGGCGGCATAA
- the xseB gene encoding exodeoxyribonuclease VII small subunit, giving the protein MGAEERQEIGFEEAMERLEAIVGKLEGGDVPLETAIELFQEGMKLSQLCGAKLEQVERKIEMLIESENGVVKKPFAPANDDRGE; this is encoded by the coding sequence ATGGGAGCGGAAGAACGGCAGGAAATCGGTTTTGAAGAGGCGATGGAACGGCTCGAGGCGATCGTCGGCAAGCTCGAAGGCGGCGACGTGCCGCTTGAAACGGCAATCGAGCTGTTTCAGGAGGGGATGAAACTTTCCCAGCTGTGCGGCGCCAAGCTCGAGCAGGTGGAACGCAAAATCGAGATGCTGATCGAATCCGAAAACGGCGTGGTTAAAAAACCGTTTGCCCCGGCAAACGACGACAGAGGAGAATAA
- a CDS encoding polyprenyl synthetase family protein, translated as MNASTSDYIASSAAEVEQALKRVLPADWRIPSRLRDAMTYSLDAGGKRLRPVLVLTAAEAVNGDGQLRQAAMPVACAVELIHTYSLIHDDLPAMDNDDYRRGKPTNHKVFGDAMAILAGDALLTHAFYAVGEAAERGVPAQTLLSITTDLSKLAGASGMVGGQAADVLGEQGVTSLAELEYIHLRKTSDLIVFAVTAGARIGGASAAQLRQLEQFAQKIGLAFQVQDDILDVTGDEAKLGKPKNSDIDGHKVTYPYLLGLDKSRELVNRLTDEAKSALMQADLAMPERLLSIADFLMSRDH; from the coding sequence TTGAACGCTTCAACATCGGATTATATCGCGAGCTCGGCTGCAGAAGTCGAGCAGGCCTTAAAGCGCGTGCTGCCGGCCGATTGGCGCATTCCGTCCCGGCTGCGCGACGCGATGACCTATTCGCTCGACGCCGGGGGCAAGCGTCTGCGGCCGGTTCTCGTTCTGACCGCGGCGGAAGCGGTAAACGGCGACGGCCAATTGCGCCAAGCGGCGATGCCTGTGGCGTGCGCGGTCGAGCTCATTCACACGTATTCGCTCATTCACGACGATTTGCCGGCGATGGACAATGACGACTACCGCCGCGGCAAGCCGACGAATCATAAGGTATTCGGCGATGCGATGGCGATTTTGGCCGGCGACGCGCTGCTGACCCATGCTTTTTACGCGGTCGGCGAAGCCGCTGAGCGCGGCGTGCCGGCTCAGACGCTGCTTTCGATCACAACCGATTTATCGAAGCTCGCAGGAGCCTCCGGCATGGTCGGCGGCCAGGCGGCCGATGTGCTCGGCGAACAGGGCGTCACGTCGCTTGCGGAGCTGGAATATATTCATCTGCGCAAGACGTCCGATTTGATCGTCTTTGCCGTAACCGCCGGCGCCCGAATCGGCGGCGCTTCCGCGGCGCAGCTTCGGCAGCTGGAGCAGTTCGCGCAGAAAATCGGCCTTGCGTTTCAGGTGCAGGACGATATTCTCGATGTGACGGGCGATGAGGCGAAGCTCGGCAAGCCGAAAAATAGCGACATCGACGGGCATAAAGTAACCTATCCTTACTTGCTCGGGCTGGACAAAAGCAGGGAGCTCGTAAACCGTCTGACGGACGAGGCAAAGTCGGCGCTCATGCAGGCGGACCTCGCCATGCCGGAGCGTTTGCTCTCCATCGCGGACTTTTTGATGAGCCGGGATCATTGA
- a CDS encoding RNA polymerase sigma factor, which yields MQQKHGVDGGFYRPRSETGEWNEIRELQQSLFRYCLSLTESAWDAEDLAQEAILRALPVICGERSHQNPLAYLMRIAKNSRIDRKRRARFETIDQQLCEEACLRENPFPNPSDVEAALERIVRRLTPLQMTVFLLRDVFKYTSPEVSRWLEISEGAVKACLHRARTSIAAQKRDSDEVTGADSESEKPISAEWIASYLEAFRQADAQALVRLAYERTKPAVSAIAIGHMTTETRSRVDGRIDGSMRIGSGSVIMGAAA from the coding sequence TTGCAGCAAAAACATGGCGTCGACGGCGGTTTTTATCGTCCCCGCTCCGAAACGGGGGAGTGGAACGAGATCCGGGAGCTGCAGCAGTCCCTGTTCCGGTACTGTCTATCCCTGACCGAATCGGCCTGGGATGCGGAGGACTTGGCGCAGGAAGCGATTCTCCGCGCACTGCCCGTCATCTGCGGCGAACGTTCGCATCAAAACCCGCTCGCTTATCTGATGCGAATTGCCAAAAACAGCCGGATTGACCGTAAGCGCCGGGCGCGTTTCGAAACGATTGATCAGCAGCTTTGCGAGGAAGCCTGCTTGCGGGAGAATCCGTTTCCGAATCCATCCGATGTGGAAGCGGCGCTGGAACGGATTGTCCGGAGGCTGACTCCTCTGCAAATGACCGTGTTCCTGCTGCGCGATGTATTCAAATATACGTCACCCGAAGTTTCCAGGTGGCTGGAAATATCGGAGGGGGCTGTAAAAGCATGCCTGCACCGCGCCAGAACGTCGATTGCCGCCCAGAAACGGGACTCGGACGAGGTCACGGGCGCTGATTCCGAAAGCGAAAAGCCCATATCCGCGGAATGGATTGCTTCTTACTTGGAGGCTTTCCGTCAAGCCGACGCACAGGCGCTGGTTCGGCTCGCGTACGAACGTACGAAGCCTGCCGTGTCTGCGATTGCCATCGGTCATATGACCACCGAAACCCGTTCTCGCGTTGATGGCCGTATTGACGGTTCCATGCGAATCGGCAGCGGTTCCGTCATCATGGGAGCTGCGGCTTAA
- a CDS encoding TlyA family RNA methyltransferase — translation MTTAKERIDILLVEQGYYESREKAKAALMAGLVIVDGERIDKGGTKVPRTASIAVKGAVHPYVSRGGLKLEKAIRTFELSMDGAVMLDIGASTGGFTDCALRHGAECVYAIDVGYNQLVWSLRQDERVIVMERTNFRYTKPEDLKGPRPNMATIDVSFISLKLILPVLSTLLPEDAPVVALIKPQFEAGRDKVGKSGVVREPSVHRDVLRTVLGFAADQGYELKHLTFSPITGGEGNIEFLAHWQWQPGGAKASPGEELIASVVQGAGSAFS, via the coding sequence ATGACGACGGCGAAGGAACGAATCGATATATTGCTTGTGGAACAAGGGTACTATGAAAGCAGGGAAAAGGCGAAAGCCGCGTTGATGGCGGGACTCGTCATCGTGGATGGGGAACGGATCGACAAAGGCGGAACGAAGGTGCCGAGAACGGCTTCCATTGCCGTGAAAGGCGCCGTTCACCCTTACGTCAGCCGCGGAGGCCTCAAGCTCGAGAAGGCGATACGAACGTTCGAATTATCGATGGATGGGGCAGTTATGCTCGACATCGGGGCCTCGACGGGCGGCTTTACGGATTGCGCGCTCCGGCACGGCGCCGAATGCGTATATGCAATCGACGTCGGCTACAACCAGCTGGTTTGGTCGCTGCGGCAGGACGAACGCGTCATCGTGATGGAACGGACCAATTTTCGTTATACGAAGCCGGAGGATTTAAAAGGGCCGCGCCCGAATATGGCGACCATTGACGTCTCGTTTATTTCGCTGAAGCTGATTCTGCCGGTGCTGTCGACGCTGCTGCCCGAGGACGCGCCCGTGGTGGCGCTGATTAAACCGCAGTTCGAGGCGGGCCGGGACAAAGTGGGAAAATCGGGCGTCGTGCGCGAACCGTCGGTACACCGGGACGTCCTGCGTACCGTGCTCGGTTTTGCGGCGGATCAGGGCTATGAGCTGAAGCATTTGACGTTTTCGCCGATTACGGGCGGGGAAGGAAATATCGAATTTCTCGCGCATTGGCAATGGCAGCCGGGCGGCGCAAAAGCTTCACCGGGAGAGGAGCTCATTGCGTCGGTCGTGCAGGGAGCGGGATCGGCTTTTTCGTAG
- the dxs gene encoding 1-deoxy-D-xylulose-5-phosphate synthase, whose product MLLEHINGPEDLKALNVAQLEQLAAEIRTFLIEKLSVTGGHLAPNLGVVELTLALHYLYDSPNDKLIFDVGHQSYVHKILTGRMDRFDTLRQFKGLCGFVKRSESPHDVWEAGHSSTSLSAAMGMALARDLQGGRNKVIAVIGDGALTGGMALEALNHIGHEKKNLTVILNDNEMSIAPNVGALHHYLGKIRTDRHYQKAKDELNQLLNKIPAIGGKLAKTASMLKDSVKYLLVSGILFEQFGFTYFGPVDGHDLNQLLDVMGQADKAHGPVLIHVVTTKGKGYSPAEADAHKWHGITPYKIESGQVLKAVGPPMYTEVFGDALIELASRDDRIVAVTPAMPGGSGLIKFAERFPGRMIDVGIAEQHAATMCASLAMSGMKPVFAVYSTFLQRAYDQVVHDICRHNANVFFAIDRAGFVGPDGETHQGVYDIAYLRHIPNMVLMMPKDENELRRMMRTGIEYDGGPIAVRYPRINGLGVSLDPEMTPIPIGTWETVREGDSAVILAIGPMLQVAEEAAEQLKREGLNVRIVNARFIKPLDESMLMQIADERVNVVVLEEGSELGGLGSAVMEFYSLHGKFGVPVRIVGVPDVFVEHGSIKEQRQETGLTADRVVSELKAMMPRIRKRAGGPA is encoded by the coding sequence GTGCTGCTTGAGCATATTAACGGGCCCGAGGATTTAAAAGCGCTGAACGTCGCCCAATTGGAGCAGTTGGCGGCCGAAATCCGGACGTTTCTCATCGAGAAGCTGTCGGTAACCGGCGGCCATTTGGCGCCAAATCTGGGTGTCGTGGAGCTGACGCTCGCGCTTCATTATTTATACGACAGCCCGAACGATAAATTGATCTTCGACGTCGGACACCAGTCCTACGTGCACAAAATTTTGACCGGACGGATGGACCGGTTCGATACGCTGCGCCAGTTCAAGGGGCTGTGCGGCTTCGTCAAACGGTCGGAAAGTCCCCACGATGTATGGGAAGCCGGCCACAGCAGCACTTCGCTGTCCGCCGCGATGGGCATGGCGCTGGCACGCGACCTGCAGGGCGGCCGCAACAAGGTGATCGCGGTGATCGGCGACGGCGCGCTCACGGGCGGCATGGCGCTCGAGGCGCTGAACCATATCGGCCACGAGAAGAAAAACTTGACGGTCATTTTGAACGATAACGAGATGTCGATTGCGCCGAACGTCGGTGCTCTTCACCATTATCTCGGCAAAATCAGGACCGACCGCCATTACCAGAAGGCCAAAGACGAGCTGAACCAGCTGCTGAACAAAATTCCGGCGATTGGCGGCAAGCTGGCCAAGACGGCGAGCATGCTCAAGGACAGCGTCAAATATTTGCTCGTCAGCGGCATTTTGTTCGAGCAGTTCGGGTTTACCTATTTCGGTCCGGTCGACGGGCATGATTTAAACCAGCTGCTGGACGTCATGGGGCAGGCCGACAAAGCGCACGGGCCAGTGTTAATCCATGTGGTGACCACCAAAGGAAAAGGCTACTCGCCCGCGGAAGCGGATGCGCATAAATGGCACGGCATTACGCCGTACAAAATCGAATCCGGCCAGGTGCTGAAAGCGGTCGGGCCGCCGATGTATACGGAGGTGTTCGGCGATGCGCTCATCGAGCTGGCGTCGCGGGACGACCGGATCGTCGCAGTTACGCCAGCGATGCCCGGCGGTTCGGGACTGATTAAATTTGCCGAACGGTTTCCGGGACGGATGATCGACGTCGGCATCGCCGAACAGCACGCCGCGACGATGTGCGCATCGCTTGCGATGTCGGGCATGAAGCCGGTATTTGCGGTTTATTCGACGTTTTTGCAGCGGGCGTATGACCAGGTTGTGCATGATATTTGCCGCCATAACGCGAATGTCTTTTTCGCCATCGACCGGGCGGGCTTCGTCGGTCCTGACGGGGAGACCCATCAAGGCGTTTACGATATCGCCTATCTCCGGCATATTCCGAACATGGTGCTGATGATGCCGAAGGACGAGAACGAGCTTCGCCGTATGATGCGGACCGGGATCGAATATGACGGCGGGCCGATTGCCGTCCGTTATCCGCGCATTAACGGGCTTGGCGTTTCGCTCGATCCCGAAATGACCCCGATTCCGATCGGCACATGGGAAACGGTGCGCGAGGGGGATTCGGCCGTCATTTTGGCGATCGGACCGATGCTCCAGGTGGCCGAAGAAGCGGCGGAGCAGCTGAAGCGCGAAGGTCTTAACGTACGGATCGTGAATGCGCGCTTTATTAAGCCGCTCGACGAGTCGATGCTGATGCAGATCGCGGACGAGCGGGTAAACGTCGTCGTCCTTGAAGAAGGCTCGGAGCTTGGAGGACTTGGCAGCGCGGTCATGGAATTTTATTCGCTTCACGGAAAATTCGGCGTCCCCGTGCGGATCGTCGGCGTTCCCGACGTGTTTGTCGAGCACGGGTCGATCAAGGAACAGCGCCAGGAAACGGGACTGACGGCGGATCGCGTCGTCTCGGAATTGAAAGCGATGATGCCGCGCATTCGCAAGCGCGCGGGCGGACCGGCCTGA
- the recN gene encoding DNA repair protein RecN gives MLRELSIRNLAVIESVTVRFHHGFHVLTGETGAGKSILIDALSLVVGGRGASEMVRYGCDKAEIEAMFDLPSGHPVWGTLNAFGLNASSDECLIVRRELSVHGKSVSRVNGHIVTLSMLREIGECLVNIHGQHEHQSLLCTEKHLDWLDSYAGDQVAKLVEKYRATYRRYEAVRQDLKGLEDSSRQNMQMLDLYRFQIEEIASAQLTAGEDEQLLEEKQRLMHAVKRRDSASEAYAHLYGSKGLDAISRSIVRIEDIRDYDPAVLSPLLEQLQSAFYQLEDAAFQLRGYRDGVESDPERLALIDDRLDLLNSLKRKYGETIPDILTYLQRIQSEADKIENRDEHIGKLRQELQDAFQEAARLGKTLSAHRREAAKRLAGAIEAELRELQMERTVFKVELTQHEDGDGFRLMPSGIDEAAFLIAPNPGEPLKPLSKIASGGEMSRVMLALKAIFAAIDRVPVLVFDEVDTGVSGRAAQAIAEKLSRLSGQCQVFSITHLPQVACMADYHYEIKKSVVAGRTMTSVTELEAVLRIEELARMLGGVEVTEKTRHHAQEMLDLAHRQKGA, from the coding sequence ATGCTTCGTGAGCTGTCTATCCGCAATCTGGCTGTTATTGAATCGGTAACCGTCCGTTTTCATCATGGTTTCCATGTTTTGACCGGTGAGACCGGTGCGGGCAAGTCGATCCTGATCGATGCGCTCAGTCTGGTCGTCGGAGGCAGAGGCGCGTCGGAGATGGTCCGGTACGGATGCGACAAGGCCGAAATCGAAGCGATGTTCGATCTTCCTTCGGGTCATCCGGTTTGGGGAACGCTGAACGCATTCGGATTAAACGCTTCATCGGACGAATGCCTGATCGTTCGCCGCGAGCTTTCGGTGCACGGCAAAAGCGTAAGCCGCGTTAACGGACACATCGTCACGCTGTCGATGCTGCGCGAGATCGGTGAATGTCTCGTCAACATACACGGCCAGCACGAGCATCAGTCGCTTCTGTGCACGGAGAAGCATCTGGACTGGCTCGATTCATATGCGGGCGACCAAGTGGCGAAACTAGTGGAGAAATACCGCGCTACGTACCGGCGGTATGAGGCGGTTCGTCAGGATTTGAAGGGGCTTGAGGATTCAAGCAGGCAAAATATGCAGATGCTTGACCTGTACCGCTTCCAAATCGAAGAAATCGCTTCGGCACAATTAACGGCAGGCGAGGACGAGCAGCTTCTCGAGGAGAAACAGCGGCTCATGCATGCCGTCAAAAGACGCGATTCCGCATCGGAGGCGTACGCGCATCTATACGGCAGCAAAGGGCTGGATGCGATCAGCCGCTCGATTGTGCGCATCGAGGATATCCGCGATTACGATCCGGCCGTGCTTAGCCCGCTGCTGGAGCAGCTGCAGTCGGCGTTTTACCAGCTTGAGGACGCCGCGTTTCAGCTGAGGGGCTATCGCGACGGCGTGGAATCCGACCCGGAGCGTCTCGCGCTGATCGACGACCGGCTGGATCTGCTGAACAGCCTGAAACGGAAATACGGAGAGACGATCCCCGATATTTTAACCTATTTGCAGCGAATTCAATCGGAAGCCGATAAAATCGAAAATCGCGACGAGCATATCGGCAAGCTCCGTCAGGAGCTGCAGGATGCCTTTCAGGAGGCGGCCCGCCTTGGGAAGACGTTATCGGCGCACCGCCGCGAGGCGGCCAAGCGGCTGGCCGGCGCCATCGAAGCGGAGCTTCGCGAGCTGCAGATGGAACGGACCGTCTTTAAGGTCGAGCTGACGCAGCATGAGGACGGCGACGGCTTCCGCTTGATGCCAAGCGGCATCGATGAAGCGGCCTTTCTGATCGCGCCGAATCCGGGCGAACCGCTGAAGCCGCTCAGCAAGATCGCATCGGGAGGCGAAATGTCCCGCGTTATGCTGGCGCTTAAAGCGATTTTTGCCGCCATTGACCGCGTGCCGGTGCTCGTATTCGACGAAGTCGATACCGGCGTGAGCGGCCGCGCGGCACAGGCGATCGCCGAGAAGCTGTCGAGACTATCCGGGCAGTGCCAGGTGTTTTCCATTACACACTTGCCGCAGGTTGCCTGCATGGCGGATTACCATTATGAAATTAAAAAATCGGTCGTTGCCGGCAGGACGATGACGAGCGTGACCGAGCTCGAAGCCGTTCTGCGCATCGAAGAGCTCGCCCGGATGCTCGGCGGAGTGGAAGTAACGGAAAAAACGCGGCACCATGCGCAGGAAATGCTCGACTTGGCGCACAGGCAAAAGGGGGCGTAA
- the spo0A gene encoding sporulation transcription factor Spo0A, translated as MQRIEVLLADDNREFTNLLSEYISEQNDMVIAGVAYNGEEVLRLLEESRKAPDVLILDIIMPHLDGLGVLERLREMNLSPMPKIIMLTAFGQENITQKAVQLGASYYILKPFDMEILANRIRQLVGNATVVSSSSSSFSTASSLTMKSNVVPIAKGKNLDANITSIIHEIGVPAHIKGYQYLREAITMVYNNIEILGAITKTLYPAIAEKFKTTPSRVERAIRHAIEVAWTRGNIDSISHLFGYTINISKSKPTNSEFIAMVADKLRIEHKVS; from the coding sequence TTGCAAAGAATTGAGGTTTTGTTGGCTGACGACAACAGGGAATTCACGAATTTGCTGTCGGAGTATATTTCTGAACAAAACGATATGGTCATAGCCGGTGTAGCTTATAACGGCGAAGAAGTGCTCCGCCTGCTCGAAGAATCGCGCAAAGCACCGGATGTACTCATACTCGATATTATTATGCCTCATCTTGACGGTCTCGGCGTACTCGAGCGTCTCCGCGAGATGAATTTGTCCCCGATGCCGAAAATTATTATGCTGACTGCATTCGGTCAAGAAAACATTACGCAAAAGGCGGTTCAGCTCGGTGCATCCTACTACATATTAAAGCCGTTTGACATGGAAATTTTGGCTAATCGTATTCGTCAGCTGGTTGGTAATGCGACGGTCGTTTCCTCCTCGTCTTCGTCCTTCTCGACCGCTTCGTCTCTGACCATGAAGTCGAATGTCGTGCCGATCGCCAAAGGAAAAAACCTCGATGCGAATATTACGAGCATCATCCATGAAATCGGGGTTCCGGCTCATATTAAAGGGTATCAGTACCTTCGCGAAGCGATCACGATGGTATACAACAACATCGAAATTTTAGGCGCCATTACGAAGACGCTATATCCGGCAATCGCGGAAAAATTCAAGACGACGCCCTCCCGTGTCGAACGCGCCATCCGGCATGCCATCGAAGTCGCTTGGACGCGCGGCAATATTGACAGCATCAGTCATTTGTTCGGGTACACGATCAACATCAGCAAGTCGAAACCGACGAACAGCGAATTTATCGCGATGGTTGCGGACAAGCTGCGGATCGAGCATAAAGTCAGCTGA
- the ahrC gene encoding transcriptional regulator AhrC/ArgR, with product MKSVRQMKIRELITSQTIETQEELVEALRADGMQVTQATVSRDIKEMQLIKVPSGDGEGRYKYSMPQEQRGNPVHKLKRALADHFLHIDYTDHLVVMKCLPGTANAIGALIDNMEWQEVMGTICGDDTILIICRTKKQSADTVARLLEFMS from the coding sequence ATGAAGAGCGTCAGACAGATGAAGATCAGGGAACTGATTACAAGCCAAACGATCGAGACGCAGGAGGAGCTTGTCGAAGCGTTGCGTGCCGACGGCATGCAGGTGACGCAGGCGACGGTTTCGAGGGATATTAAGGAAATGCAGCTGATCAAAGTGCCTTCCGGCGATGGGGAAGGAAGGTACAAATACTCCATGCCGCAGGAACAGCGGGGCAATCCCGTGCACAAATTAAAGCGCGCGCTTGCCGACCATTTTCTGCATATCGATTATACGGATCATCTAGTCGTGATGAAATGTCTGCCGGGTACGGCGAATGCGATCGGCGCTTTGATCGACAATATGGAATGGCAGGAAGTGATGGGCACCATTTGCGGCGACGATACGATTCTCATCATTTGCCGGACCAAGAAGCAAAGCGCGGATACCGTCGCAAGGCTGCTGGAATTCATGAGCTGA
- the clpP gene encoding ATP-dependent Clp endopeptidase proteolytic subunit ClpP yields MNLVPYVIEQTRTGERSYDIYSRLLKDRIIMINGEVEDGMANIIVAQLLFLAADDPDKDIQLYINSPGGSVTAGFAIYDTMNYIKPDVSTICTGMAASFGAVLLTGGAKGKRYALPNSEVMIHQPLGGARGQASDIQIHARWILKTREKINRILSEHTGQSLEQIDQDTDRDHFMSAEEAKAYGLVDHIIVA; encoded by the coding sequence CTGAACCTGGTGCCTTATGTCATCGAGCAGACGAGAACCGGTGAGCGCAGCTACGATATATACTCCCGTTTGCTGAAGGACCGGATCATTATGATCAACGGCGAAGTGGAGGACGGCATGGCCAATATCATCGTAGCCCAGCTGTTATTCCTGGCGGCGGACGATCCCGACAAAGATATCCAGCTCTACATTAACAGCCCGGGCGGCTCGGTAACGGCGGGCTTCGCCATTTACGATACGATGAATTACATTAAGCCGGATGTATCTACGATTTGCACCGGAATGGCCGCCAGCTTCGGAGCGGTTCTGCTTACGGGCGGCGCGAAAGGGAAGCGGTACGCGCTGCCGAACAGCGAAGTGATGATCCATCAGCCGCTCGGCGGGGCGAGAGGCCAGGCATCGGATATTCAAATCCACGCCCGGTGGATTTTGAAAACGAGAGAGAAAATAAACCGGATTTTATCCGAGCATACAGGCCAAAGCCTGGAACAAATCGACCAGGATACGGACCGCGACCATTTTATGAGCGCGGAGGAGGCTAAAGCTTACGGTCTGGTGGACCACATCATTGTCGCCTAG